The Corynebacterium halotolerans YIM 70093 = DSM 44683 region CCACCGTCGACGCCCTGCTGCGCGATCTCGCCGCCCTGGGCGAGCTGCTGGACTGGGCGTGCGCCCGCCGAATCGACGCGCTGTGCACTCCCGTCCCGGCCGAACCGCCGCGGCGGCTGTCGGATCTGCCCGATCTGCCCGTCGACGCCGTGCACGAACTGATGCTTCTCGACGCCCCGCCGCACGTGGTGGAGCTGGCCCGGCAACACCCGGACCTGCGGCTGCTGGAGGCCTCCGACGGCCGACTCGTCGCCGCCGTGGGCGATCTGGAGTCCGCGGACTCGGTCGCCACCTTCGTCGCCGGGACAGGCTCCTCCGACCCGTCCGGCTGGACCACCCACATCGACCGCACCCGGGCACTGACCTCGGCCACAGGTGGGGCGGGCGTGGTGTGGCTGGGATACACTGCCCCGGAACAGGTCCCCCACGCCCTGGCCCGGCAACCGGCCCACCGGGCGGGTGCGGAGCTGCGCCGCTTCCAGGCGGAACTGGCCCAGCGGTTTCCCGACCAGCAGCGCATCGTGGTCGGCTACAGCTACGGCTCGGTTGTCGCGGGGGCGGCGGCCGACGCCGGGGAATCCGGCCTCCACGCCGATGAGCTGGTGCTCGTCGGCAGTCCCGGGGTCGGGGCCACCCATGCCGGACAGCTGCACCTGCTCGGGGACTCCCCCGGCGTGCACGCCGTGACCAACGGCGCCGATCCGATCGGGCTCGTGGCCACCCCACGCACCGGGGTACACGGGGTGGATCCGACCTCCGAACGGTTCGGGGCGCAGGTCTGGGAGGCGGATCCCCGGGGCGACCACGCCTCCTACTGGGACGACCCCGACTTCCTCGACCGGATCGGTGATCTGACAGGGAGGCCGGGTCGCTGAGACCGGGGCTGGGCTAGAAGAGCCCGGCCGGGGACTCGCTGTAGGAGACCAGCATGTTCTTCGTCTGCTGGTAGTGCGCGAGCATCATCAGGTGGTTCTCGCGGCCGATGCCGGACTCCTTGTAACCGCCGAAGGCGGAGTGGGCCGGGTAGACGTGGTAGTGGTTCACCCACACTCGGCCGGCCTGGATGTCGCGTCCGGCGCGGTAGGAGGTGTTCGCGTTGCGGGTCCACACACCAGCGCCGAGACC contains the following coding sequences:
- a CDS encoding alpha/beta hydrolase; protein product: MLPDATALRSAAGALTHSATVLTGDTDARHRDWDRLPASGFTGEAAVEAVARLHELTTPLSLPPRQMELVARVLAVTATLREELDATADRALAVAEQVSGASPTVDALLRDLAALGELLDWACARRIDALCTPVPAEPPRRLSDLPDLPVDAVHELMLLDAPPHVVELARQHPDLRLLEASDGRLVAAVGDLESADSVATFVAGTGSSDPSGWTTHIDRTRALTSATGGAGVVWLGYTAPEQVPHALARQPAHRAGAELRRFQAELAQRFPDQQRIVVGYSYGSVVAGAAADAGESGLHADELVLVGSPGVGATHAGQLHLLGDSPGVHAVTNGADPIGLVATPRTGVHGVDPTSERFGAQVWEADPRGDHASYWDDPDFLDRIGDLTGRPGR